In Streptomyces sp. HUAS ZL42, the DNA window CTCGGACGAGGAACGGCGCAAGCAGCGCCGTGAGCGACGCCTGAGCGCGAGCAGGAGCGCGGAGCGCATACTCGCGCGCCCCGGTTTCCTGCGCACGCTGCGGGAACGCCTGGCGCTGCTGGAGCGGGCATCGGATCTGTACGACCTCGACGAACTGTCGGACATCTACGGCAGCGGCGTCGTCGCCGCCCTGGAGGAGAAGGTCGCGGGGCTGCTCGGCACGGAGGCCGCCGCCTTCTTCCCGACGGGCACGATGGCCCAGCAGGTCGCCCTGCGCTGCTGGGCGGGCCGCACCGGCAGCCCGACCGTCGCCCTGCATGCGCTGGCCCACCCCGAGGTGCACGAGAAGCACGCGTTCAGCCAGGTCAGCGGGTTGCGCCCGGTCCGCGTGACAAGCGAACCCCGGCTGCCGACCGCCGACGAGGTACGCGACTTCGACGAGCCCTTCGGGACGCTGATGCTCGAACTGCCCCTCAGGGACGCCGGTTTCGTGCTGCCCACCTGGGAGGAGCTCACCGAGGTCGTGCAAGCGGCGCGCGAGCGTGACGCGGTGGTGCACTTCGACGGCGCGCGCCTGTGGGAGTCCACCGTCCACTTCGACCGCCCTCTGGACGAGATCGCGGGTCTGGCGGACAGCGTCTACGTGTCGTTCTACAAGTCACTCGACGGGTTCGGCGGCGCGGCGCTCGCCGGCCCGAAGACGCTGGTGGAGGAGGCGAAGACCTGGCGCCACCGGTACGGCGGCATGATCTTCCAGCAGT includes these proteins:
- a CDS encoding low specificity L-threonine aldolase encodes the protein MSDTAEQGTELTEQISDEERRKQRRERRLSASRSAERILARPGFLRTLRERLALLERASDLYDLDELSDIYGSGVVAALEEKVAGLLGTEAAAFFPTGTMAQQVALRCWAGRTGSPTVALHALAHPEVHEKHAFSQVSGLRPVRVTSEPRLPTADEVRDFDEPFGTLMLELPLRDAGFVLPTWEELTEVVQAARERDAVVHFDGARLWESTVHFDRPLDEIAGLADSVYVSFYKSLDGFGGAALAGPKTLVEEAKTWRHRYGGMIFQQFPTALSALVGLEHELPRLPDYVRHARVVAAALREGFAAAGLPWTRVHPEEPHTNEFQVWLPYDADVVSEAAVRTAEETGTVLFANGWLGGGPGLAFTELFVRAAGLEWTADDVKAAVADFVSRLTEEVGK